The Bacteroidota bacterium genome includes a window with the following:
- a CDS encoding SpoIIE family protein phosphatase, producing the protein MSVFSALAFATKQKTENQYEQLDQPFLLLPVIRRILIFLFLPVFLHAGKTDTLSVFFQKIPHDTSGVRSLINIAEEKSHTDNDVAFRCSQQSVQLAYELNEPRAKTEALFSLGVRYMNEGDYVNASKDLFPALSLADSIHYDAGLLIVNNGIGNLYAHQDLFAAAAPYYEKALTLSRKLHNRIKEGVILGNLGNIYYMQIDDHPEYLPKAKDYYEQYLNIAVEEKNTSRMISALNNLALVYGDMDKYDTAIALTDSAMKYILALNDSSNLAYSFSNYGRFYRMKNEFVKAIGFVNKSIEVCRKLELSDLLATNYQSLAICYEGMGDYKNAYLNSVRYDTLEFSLISTANANTITDLKNKLESDRQQNQIDELKQKNEIGDLRNGRQNLFLAIAIGGFVLLAAFAFLLYNRYRVKSESNKKLEVQNEIIAEKNKDITDSINYASKIQNSLLTSEETMKLLFNDFFVLFLPRDIVSGDFWWVTKKENKIFLCAADCTGHGVPGAFMSLLSISFLNEAVNEKNINSPAEIFGYVRDRIIASLGTKSNSQNSDGMDAVLCCIDEQTHEISFAAANNPLWIVRNGKCIEYKADKMPVGKHYGESQPFRLQRLTPEKNDVVYLFSDGYADQFGGERARLTDKNKFGSFGQGKKFKYKPLQELLLKISSQPFEEQKKILERNHLEWKGELAQVDDILVMGFRIS; encoded by the coding sequence TTGTCGGTTTTCAGTGCGCTCGCATTCGCAACAAAACAGAAAACAGAAAACCAATACGAACAACTTGACCAACCTTTCCTACTTTTACCTGTGATCCGCCGCATTCTTATTTTTCTTTTCCTCCCTGTTTTTCTTCACGCAGGAAAAACAGATACGCTCTCCGTTTTTTTTCAGAAAATTCCTCATGATACTTCCGGCGTGCGTTCGCTCATTAACATAGCAGAAGAAAAATCGCATACCGATAATGACGTTGCATTCCGTTGCTCGCAACAGTCGGTGCAATTGGCTTATGAACTGAACGAGCCCCGCGCAAAAACGGAAGCGCTTTTTTCACTGGGCGTCCGCTATATGAATGAAGGCGATTATGTGAATGCATCGAAAGATCTTTTTCCGGCGCTGAGTCTTGCCGACAGTATTCATTATGATGCGGGATTACTCATAGTGAATAACGGCATTGGTAATCTTTACGCACACCAGGATCTTTTCGCTGCTGCGGCTCCGTATTATGAAAAAGCACTCACACTCTCGAGAAAATTGCACAATCGCATTAAGGAAGGAGTCATTCTCGGAAATCTCGGGAACATTTATTACATGCAGATTGATGATCATCCCGAATATCTTCCGAAAGCAAAAGATTATTACGAGCAATACTTAAATATTGCTGTCGAAGAAAAAAATACTTCGCGAATGATCAGCGCGCTCAACAATCTCGCTCTTGTTTACGGCGACATGGATAAATACGATACGGCGATCGCGCTCACAGATTCTGCAATGAAATATATTCTTGCGCTGAACGATAGTTCCAATCTCGCTTATTCTTTTTCCAATTACGGACGATTTTACAGAATGAAAAACGAATTCGTCAAAGCGATCGGTTTCGTGAACAAAAGTATTGAGGTGTGCCGGAAACTTGAATTGAGTGATCTGCTCGCAACGAATTACCAGAGTCTGGCAATTTGTTATGAAGGAATGGGCGATTATAAAAATGCTTACCTGAATTCAGTCCGGTACGATACGCTTGAATTCAGTCTCATCAGTACTGCGAATGCAAATACGATAACCGATCTCAAGAATAAATTAGAAAGCGACCGGCAGCAGAACCAGATCGATGAGCTGAAACAGAAAAATGAGATCGGCGATCTGCGAAACGGCCGTCAGAATCTTTTTCTCGCGATCGCTATTGGAGGATTCGTGCTGCTTGCCGCATTTGCATTCCTGCTCTACAACCGTTACCGTGTAAAATCGGAATCAAATAAAAAACTGGAAGTGCAGAATGAGATCATCGCGGAAAAAAATAAAGACATTACTGATAGCATCAACTATGCAAGCAAAATTCAGAATTCATTACTGACCAGTGAAGAGACGATGAAACTTCTGTTCAATGATTTTTTTGTTTTGTTTCTTCCACGCGATATTGTGAGCGGCGATTTCTGGTGGGTCACGAAAAAAGAAAATAAAATTTTTCTCTGCGCTGCCGATTGTACCGGGCACGGCGTTCCGGGCGCTTTCATGTCGCTGCTGAGCATTTCTTTTCTGAATGAAGCCGTGAATGAAAAAAATATCAATTCGCCCGCTGAGATATTCGGTTATGTGCGTGACCGCATCATAGCATCACTCGGAACAAAAAGTAATTCGCAGAACAGTGATGGCATGGACGCCGTGCTGTGCTGCATTGACGAACAAACCCATGAAATTTCATTTGCTGCGGCGAATAATCCGCTGTGGATCGTGCGCAATGGAAAATGCATCGAATACAAAGCAGATAAAATGCCGGTGGGAAAACATTATGGTGAATCGCAGCCCTTCCGGCTCCAGCGATTGACTCCCGAAAAAAATGATGTAGTCTATCTTTTTTCCGATGGTTACGCCGATCAGTTCGGTGGTGAGCGCGCCCGCCTGACCGATAAAAATAAATTCGGTTCATTCGGGCAGGGAAAAAAATTCAAGTACAAACCATTGCAGGAATTGCTGCTGAAAATTTCTTCACAACCTTTCGAAGAGCAGAAAAAAATTCTTGAACGGAACCACCTCGAATGGAAAGGAGAACTTGCGCAAGTGGATGATATTCTCGTGATGGGTTTCCGTATTTCCTGA
- a CDS encoding tetratricopeptide repeat protein, giving the protein MYFSVEWLEEQLKATKDERDQIDLVCGFAFNAIDFLLEECNSYAKKYYDVALKIGSTRGQAMMLMCMSYYQRETGNITEADQLLDQTEALFESDSEGDFGPALSYFAVHNWILGKREKAFKQAFHSRQFAEKNNSNYDLTWSSYQFGVFYTDLKNYEVALQHFREAELRARSQGDTYALARCLSGIAFIEIQQGNFEEALQINAESLENYKKCGHKTGESRALNDLGVLYKKLKQDSEAEKYLTQALELRMELKYIQGIITSQLELAELHLQNGKTGESKKLLESALKLSEESGAKLKESRCNKMLYEVYKKEHDAEKALFYFEKFFEVESLISGEATSNRISSLQQKYATEKSEQEAEIHRLKNVELKKLNEEIEEKNKNILDSIHYAKRIQDSLLPNMKYIERNLKK; this is encoded by the coding sequence ATGTATTTCTCCGTTGAATGGCTGGAAGAACAGCTGAAGGCAACAAAGGATGAACGTGACCAGATCGATCTCGTATGTGGGTTTGCTTTCAACGCTATCGATTTTCTCCTCGAAGAATGTAATTCATACGCGAAGAAATATTATGATGTTGCATTGAAGATCGGAAGTACGCGCGGGCAGGCGATGATGCTCATGTGCATGTCGTATTACCAGCGCGAAACCGGCAACATTACGGAGGCAGACCAATTGCTCGATCAGACAGAAGCACTGTTTGAATCGGACAGCGAAGGAGACTTTGGGCCTGCGCTGAGTTATTTTGCTGTGCATAACTGGATCCTCGGTAAAAGAGAAAAAGCTTTTAAGCAGGCATTTCATTCCCGGCAGTTTGCAGAAAAAAATAATTCGAATTACGATCTGACGTGGTCTTCCTACCAGTTCGGCGTTTTTTATACCGATCTTAAAAATTATGAAGTGGCGCTGCAACATTTCAGGGAAGCCGAATTACGCGCACGCTCGCAGGGTGATACCTACGCACTTGCGCGATGTCTTTCGGGAATTGCGTTCATCGAAATTCAGCAGGGGAATTTTGAAGAAGCGCTCCAGATCAACGCGGAGTCGCTGGAGAATTATAAAAAATGCGGGCACAAAACCGGCGAGAGCCGTGCGCTCAATGACCTCGGTGTATTGTATAAAAAACTGAAGCAGGATTCGGAAGCAGAAAAATATCTTACTCAAGCGCTGGAGCTGAGAATGGAATTGAAATACATCCAGGGAATAATTACTTCTCAATTGGAACTTGCTGAACTTCACCTGCAGAATGGGAAAACGGGTGAGTCGAAAAAATTGCTTGAGTCTGCCCTGAAACTTTCTGAGGAAAGCGGCGCCAAATTAAAAGAGAGCCGCTGCAATAAAATGTTGTATGAAGTTTATAAAAAAGAACATGATGCAGAGAAAGCTCTTTTTTATTTCGAAAAATTCTTTGAGGTGGAATCGCTGATCTCGGGCGAAGCAACTTCCAACCGTATCAGTTCTCTTCAGCAGAAATATGCAACGGAGAAAAGTGAACAGGAGGCAGAGATCCATCGCCTTAAAAATGTGGAATTGAAAAAACTGAATGAAGAGATCGAAGAAAAAAATAAAAATATTCTCGATTCCATTCATTACGCAAAACGCATACAGGATTCTTTATTGCCGAATATGAAATACATTGAGCGGAACCTGAAAAAATAA
- a CDS encoding tetratricopeptide repeat protein translates to MRRILFFLFFPVQLFSQQSKIDSLQRLIAHDKEDTMKVLHLDRLSWQQQEIGAIDNAVRSGKEGLALAQKLNYTYGKISCLVAIGAVSYVQSDNATALLYFDKAFHIADSAKNKKGISLATADLSMVYYDQGDYAHALDYILRSVKIDEESHDASGLAVNYGNIGNIYHRQGDSRNALAYHLKALHLDDSLKDEEGSTADLINIAIVYSDMKDYAQSKSYNEKALKLAEKTDDKNATASVLANLGENYFHLGNIDTALTFYFRARDIDISIGQLEYYSRIEQNIGEVYMKKKDFAGAEKTFLFALHLADSLGSNEDIKTTDEMLSELYSQTGQWEKAFNAYKNYSAAKDSLVNEEKSREIGRLVAKSDFDKQLAVQQEDAKRLQDISAEENKRQRILLLFIAAVALLITFIAVIIFRSLRISRRQKLLIEKQKLAVEEQKSLVEEKNKEIIDSIHYAKRIQDSLLPNEKYIEKNISRKN, encoded by the coding sequence ATGCGTCGTATTTTATTTTTTTTATTTTTCCCGGTTCAACTGTTCTCCCAGCAGTCGAAGATCGATTCGCTTCAACGATTGATCGCGCACGACAAAGAAGACACGATGAAAGTGTTGCATCTCGATCGATTGAGCTGGCAACAACAGGAAATTGGCGCAATAGACAATGCAGTGAGATCGGGAAAGGAAGGCCTGGCGCTCGCACAAAAACTAAATTACACTTATGGAAAGATCAGTTGCCTGGTCGCAATCGGCGCGGTGAGTTATGTACAGAGCGATAATGCGACTGCACTTCTTTATTTCGATAAAGCATTTCATATTGCTGATTCCGCAAAAAATAAAAAAGGGATTTCACTCGCCACAGCCGATCTCAGCATGGTTTACTACGACCAGGGCGACTATGCCCATGCGCTCGATTATATTCTGCGATCGGTGAAAATTGATGAAGAATCTCACGATGCTTCGGGCCTTGCAGTGAATTACGGGAACATCGGAAATATTTATCACCGGCAGGGCGATTCACGCAATGCACTTGCTTATCACCTGAAAGCGCTTCACCTCGATGATTCGCTGAAAGATGAGGAAGGATCCACTGCCGATCTTATCAATATTGCAATTGTGTATTCCGACATGAAGGATTACGCGCAATCGAAATCATACAATGAAAAAGCGCTGAAGCTTGCAGAGAAAACAGACGATAAGAATGCTACTGCATCAGTGCTTGCAAATCTCGGCGAGAATTATTTTCATCTCGGGAATATTGACACCGCACTCACTTTCTATTTCCGTGCGCGTGACATTGATATTTCTATAGGCCAACTCGAATATTATTCGCGCATCGAACAGAACATCGGTGAAGTTTATATGAAGAAAAAAGATTTTGCGGGAGCAGAAAAAACTTTTCTTTTTGCGCTGCATCTCGCCGACAGTCTCGGATCGAATGAAGACATTAAAACAACAGATGAAATGCTCAGCGAATTATATTCGCAAACAGGTCAGTGGGAAAAAGCATTCAACGCGTACAAAAATTATTCAGCAGCTAAAGATTCGCTCGTGAATGAAGAGAAAAGCCGGGAGATAGGGCGGCTTGTTGCCAAATCTGATTTCGATAAACAACTTGCCGTTCAGCAGGAAGATGCAAAACGGCTGCAGGATATTTCTGCGGAAGAAAACAAACGCCAGCGAATCTTATTGCTTTTCATTGCGGCGGTCGCACTGCTCATTACTTTCATTGCTGTCATCATTTTCAGATCGCTGCGAATTTCACGCAGGCAGAAATTGCTGATCGAAAAACAGAAACTCGCCGTGGAAGAGCAGAAATCACTGGTGGAAGAAAAAAACAAAGAGATTATTGACAGTATTCATTACGCAAAACGCATACAGGATTCTTTATTGCCGAATGAAAAATACATCGAGAAAAATATTTCACGGAAGAACTGA
- a CDS encoding tetratricopeptide repeat protein has translation MRTFLAALLFFQFTAFLQAQQDKTDSLEAAAEKMPDGTARVDAWNQLSRELLYTDEYKCADYFSQAGQLSKKINYKKGLARATTLRANLYLVKNKSDSALSFYLDALKIYGAINDKDGEASVYQDIGLLDYYQGDLKNSSDNFNLALGIYSSTADSAGMCEVMNNMGVVQFATHDNANALKNYFAALALSERIGNTDAQLNSLNNIGSYYKAEGDFEKAISYYQQTVNISQKKSDNRGIALALVNLSSVYGDQKNYDKSIEFALNAESYAEKANATDLKKNIYQSLAMSYAFKGDYEKAFGAQQDYTNASEKLLNEKNLQLTRDLEAKYKSEQNKKQISELNKENKIGTLTIYIISAGLILLFIIALFVYTRYRANRKTASILAAQKSLIEVKNTELERLSIVARSTENIVLIMNAQGEIEWANESFARWNGITIEELKAKKGKTIFEISNNPRVRAIVDEAVREKKSIVYESLNKNPEGGSIWESSTLTPVFGENGMLQRLIIVDTDITQRKKDEEIIQQKNKDITDSITYARRIQEAILPPEKIISRLLPESFVLYKPKDIVSGDFYWIEQWGDAVLVAAVDCTGHGVPGAFMSLLGYNLMNQALNEFGLNKPSLMLNAVSKNLSKILRTAGDGTSVKDGMDIALCSIDRKKMILEFSGAYNPAWIIRDGKRIELAGDKFPVGAFVNDGNLFSNKEFPLEKNDCIYIFTDGYADQFGGPRGKKFKYKQLEELLLKIHREKMSEQKRILEKEILEWKGGLDQIDDILVIGIRC, from the coding sequence ATGAGAACTTTTTTAGCGGCACTATTATTTTTTCAGTTCACAGCGTTCCTGCAGGCGCAGCAGGATAAAACCGATTCGCTGGAAGCGGCGGCAGAAAAAATGCCCGACGGGACCGCGCGCGTGGATGCGTGGAATCAGCTCAGCCGCGAATTGCTTTACACGGATGAGTATAAATGCGCCGATTATTTTTCGCAGGCCGGACAACTTTCAAAAAAAATAAATTATAAGAAAGGCCTCGCACGTGCAACCACCCTGCGTGCAAACCTGTATCTCGTGAAGAACAAATCAGACAGCGCGCTTTCTTTTTATCTCGACGCGTTGAAAATTTACGGAGCCATTAATGACAAAGACGGGGAAGCATCTGTTTACCAGGATATCGGTTTGCTCGATTATTACCAGGGCGATCTGAAAAATTCTTCCGACAATTTCAATCTCGCCCTCGGTATTTATTCCAGTACCGCAGATTCGGCCGGCATGTGCGAGGTCATGAATAACATGGGCGTTGTTCAGTTTGCAACTCATGATAATGCAAATGCGCTGAAAAATTATTTTGCTGCACTGGCTTTAAGTGAACGCATCGGCAATACCGACGCGCAATTGAATTCACTGAACAATATCGGGAGTTATTATAAAGCAGAAGGAGATTTTGAAAAAGCGATCTCCTATTACCAGCAGACGGTTAACATCAGCCAAAAAAAATCGGACAACAGGGGAATTGCATTGGCGCTGGTAAATCTTTCTTCTGTTTACGGCGATCAGAAAAATTATGACAAGAGTATTGAGTTTGCACTGAACGCCGAAAGCTATGCGGAAAAAGCCAACGCTACCGATCTTAAAAAAAATATCTACCAGTCGCTTGCCATGTCCTACGCTTTCAAAGGCGATTATGAAAAAGCGTTCGGCGCACAGCAGGATTATACAAACGCTTCGGAAAAATTATTGAACGAAAAAAATCTTCAGCTCACGCGCGACCTCGAAGCAAAATATAAAAGTGAGCAGAATAAAAAACAAATTTCGGAACTGAATAAAGAAAATAAAATCGGTACGCTTACCATTTACATCATCTCAGCCGGACTCATCCTGCTCTTCATTATCGCCCTTTTCGTTTACACCCGTTATCGTGCCAACAGGAAAACTGCTTCCATTCTCGCAGCACAGAAATCACTCATCGAAGTAAAGAATACCGAACTCGAACGATTGTCCATCGTGGCGCGTTCCACCGAGAATATCGTTCTCATCATGAATGCGCAGGGAGAAATAGAATGGGCGAATGAAAGTTTTGCGAGATGGAACGGCATCACGATCGAAGAACTGAAAGCGAAAAAAGGGAAAACAATTTTCGAGATCAGTAATAATCCGCGGGTAAGAGCTATCGTGGATGAAGCAGTACGCGAAAAAAAATCGATTGTGTACGAGTCACTCAATAAAAATCCGGAAGGCGGATCCATCTGGGAATCATCAACACTCACTCCTGTATTCGGTGAAAACGGAATGCTCCAGCGACTGATCATCGTGGATACGGATATTACACAGCGAAAAAAAGACGAAGAGATCATTCAGCAGAAAAATAAAGACATCACCGACAGCATCACGTACGCGCGGCGCATACAGGAAGCCATTTTGCCGCCGGAAAAAATTATCAGCCGGCTGCTTCCCGAATCATTCGTTCTCTATAAACCGAAAGATATTGTGAGCGGAGATTTTTATTGGATTGAACAATGGGGTGATGCGGTTCTTGTTGCTGCAGTGGATTGCACGGGCCATGGCGTTCCCGGCGCATTCATGTCGCTGTTGGGATATAACCTGATGAACCAGGCGCTGAACGAATTCGGGTTGAACAAACCTTCGCTGATGTTGAATGCCGTGAGTAAAAATCTCTCTAAAATTCTGCGTACTGCAGGCGACGGAACTTCCGTGAAGGATGGTATGGATATCGCACTCTGTTCCATTGACCGGAAAAAAATGATCCTTGAATTTTCAGGCGCATACAATCCTGCGTGGATCATACGCGATGGAAAAAGAATTGAACTGGCAGGCGATAAATTTCCGGTCGGTGCTTTTGTGAATGACGGAAATCTTTTTTCGAATAAGGAATTCCCATTGGAGAAAAACGATTGCATTTATATTTTCACCGACGGTTACGCCGATCAGTTCGGTGGGCCAAGGGGGAAAAAATTCAAATACAAACAACTTGAAGAATTATTACTGAAGATCCACCGCGAAAAAATGAGCGAGCAGAAAAGGATACTTGAAAAAGAAATTCTTGAATGGAAAGGCGGACTGGATCAGATCGATGATATTCTTGTCATCGGTATCCGCTGCTGA
- a CDS encoding tetratricopeptide repeat protein, translating into MRIAFFSFLLFFPIIVNAQEKDRLHRNLVLIKTNIEDTTRAVALNDIGWDTSYENLAVGLKYCEEALELSRKINFPKGMILAYNSLGTIYEDMGEYNKAIDSHNRCLQIADSIGNRYNQATSWMNLSLVYKTLREKKKAYDCASRSLSIYLELKSKRGLAVVYNNLGSIYLDIDSLDKAIDAFTTSLRYARELKRPDYEAHALSGLSSVYIQKGDSVRSEMLINRCIAILDSMQDDYDKAQAIYDHGYLLFRFHHYKDAETKYMEAMDLFRMIGMTEQEKETWLSLSDLYEAMNDPQRSLDALKKYDAMKDSLLNEKVLRHQRELEALYDSERSASRIRQLEADGKLTNTYVTALVAGVFLLLIILFILYNRNKLRRKTNDQLTEKNAIIGEKNKNITDSITYARRIQEAVLPDPDLLLKNFSDSFIFYLPRDIVSGDFWWFTENEGKFFLAVADCTGHGVPGGFMSVMGAAFLSEIIVEKKVTDPGGILNALRDKVIRALHHEGDENKSVRDGMDMVMCIFNSDKTKVDFACANNPLWLVRDGKLTAFETDNFPVGVHEGEMKSFRSHSVSLCKNDMLYMFTDGFADQFGGKDGKKYKYRQMKELVVHLSEMNGKEQHEKIETEFHDWKNELEQVDDVLVVGIRI; encoded by the coding sequence ATGCGTATCGCATTTTTTTCTTTTTTACTTTTCTTTCCGATCATTGTGAATGCACAGGAAAAAGACCGGCTGCACAGGAATCTCGTACTGATAAAAACAAATATTGAGGATACTACGCGTGCGGTTGCGCTGAATGATATTGGCTGGGATACGAGTTATGAAAATCTTGCTGTGGGTTTGAAATACTGCGAAGAAGCGCTTGAACTTTCACGGAAGATCAATTTTCCGAAGGGAATGATACTTGCTTACAATAGTCTTGGAACGATTTACGAAGACATGGGCGAATACAATAAAGCCATTGACTCACACAATCGTTGTTTGCAGATCGCCGATTCTATTGGCAACCGTTACAACCAGGCCACTTCGTGGATGAATCTTTCATTGGTGTACAAAACACTCAGGGAGAAAAAAAAGGCGTACGACTGTGCGAGCCGCTCGCTCAGTATTTATCTTGAATTGAAATCGAAACGCGGGCTGGCTGTTGTCTATAATAATCTCGGTTCAATTTATCTTGACATTGACAGTCTTGATAAAGCCATTGATGCATTTACAACTTCACTTCGTTATGCGCGCGAATTAAAACGTCCCGATTATGAAGCGCACGCGCTTAGCGGACTTTCTTCCGTTTACATTCAGAAAGGAGATTCTGTTCGTTCGGAGATGCTCATCAACCGCTGTATTGCTATTCTTGATTCCATGCAGGATGATTATGATAAAGCGCAGGCAATTTACGATCACGGTTACCTGCTTTTCCGTTTTCATCATTACAAGGATGCAGAAACAAAATATATGGAAGCGATGGATCTTTTCCGGATGATCGGGATGACGGAACAGGAAAAGGAAACATGGCTGAGTCTTTCTGATTTGTATGAAGCGATGAATGATCCGCAGCGATCACTCGATGCTTTGAAAAAATATGATGCGATGAAAGATTCACTTCTCAATGAAAAAGTGCTGCGCCATCAGCGCGAACTCGAAGCGCTTTATGACAGCGAACGATCGGCGAGCCGCATCCGTCAGCTGGAAGCCGATGGAAAACTCACGAATACTTATGTAACTGCTTTGGTTGCCGGCGTATTTTTATTGCTGATCATACTTTTCATTCTTTACAACCGGAATAAACTGCGAAGGAAAACCAATGATCAACTCACGGAAAAAAATGCGATCATCGGTGAAAAAAATAAAAATATTACCGACAGCATCACGTACGCGCGCAGGATACAGGAAGCTGTTTTGCCCGATCCCGACCTGCTTCTCAAAAATTTTAGCGATTCATTTATTTTCTATTTACCGCGCGATATTGTGAGTGGCGATTTCTGGTGGTTCACGGAGAATGAAGGAAAATTTTTTCTTGCGGTGGCCGATTGTACCGGGCACGGTGTTCCCGGTGGATTCATGAGTGTAATGGGTGCTGCATTTCTTTCGGAGATCATCGTCGAAAAAAAAGTGACGGATCCCGGCGGAATACTGAATGCGCTGCGCGATAAAGTCATTCGAGCGCTGCATCACGAGGGCGATGAGAATAAATCGGTGCGCGATGGAATGGATATGGTGATGTGCATTTTCAATTCCGATAAAACAAAAGTGGATTTTGCATGTGCGAATAATCCGTTGTGGCTGGTGCGTGATGGAAAACTAACTGCATTTGAAACGGATAATTTTCCTGTGGGCGTTCATGAAGGAGAAATGAAATCATTCCGTTCACATTCTGTTTCACTTTGCAAAAATGATATGCTGTATATGTTCACCGATGGATTTGCAGATCAGTTTGGTGGCAAAGACGGAAAAAAATATAAGTACAGGCAGATGAAAGAACTCGTTGTTCATCTTTCGGAAATGAATGGAAAAGAACAACACGAAAAAATTGAAACTGAATTCCATGATTGGAAAAATGAACTCGAACAGGTAGATGATGTATTGGTTGTAGGAATAAGGATTTGA
- the rplM gene encoding 50S ribosomal protein L13, which yields MDTLSYKTISANKATVQKGWLLVDAENETVGRLASKVAYLVRGKHKTSYTPHVDCGDNVVIINADKVRFTGKKGSEKVYTRYTGYPGGQRFATAKELFASKPERILELAINRMLPKTRLGEKLQRNVFIYAGNEHMQEAQNPKKIDLKTIKERK from the coding sequence GTGGATACCTTGTCATACAAAACGATTTCTGCTAATAAAGCAACTGTGCAAAAAGGATGGTTGCTTGTTGATGCAGAAAATGAGACTGTAGGCCGCCTCGCTTCTAAAGTGGCGTACCTCGTTCGCGGAAAACACAAAACTTCCTATACACCACACGTGGATTGCGGAGATAATGTGGTGATCATCAATGCCGATAAAGTTCGTTTCACCGGTAAAAAAGGATCAGAAAAAGTTTATACACGCTATACCGGATATCCGGGTGGACAGCGATTCGCAACTGCGAAAGAATTATTCGCATCCAAACCTGAACGTATTCTTGAACTCGCGATCAATCGCATGTTGCCGAAAACGCGTCTCGGGGAAAAACTCCAGCGCAATGTTTTCATTTACGCTGGAAACGAACACATGCAGGAAGCGCAGAATCCAAAAAAAATAGATCTCAAGACAATTAAAGAGCGCAAATAA
- the rpsI gene encoding 30S ribosomal protein S9, which produces MEVINTLGRRKTAIARVYMERGKGTITINGRDLKEYFATAILQNKARQALTLTGNAENFDITVNVEGGGVTGQAEAIRLGIARALVQTDPELKSKLRAEGLMTRDPRMVERKKFGRAKARRRFQFSKR; this is translated from the coding sequence ATGGAAGTCATCAACACACTCGGTCGTCGCAAGACAGCAATCGCACGCGTTTACATGGAACGCGGAAAAGGAACGATCACTATCAACGGTCGTGATCTGAAAGAATATTTTGCAACGGCAATTCTCCAGAATAAAGCCAGGCAAGCACTCACACTCACGGGTAATGCCGAGAATTTCGATATCACTGTGAATGTAGAAGGCGGCGGGGTAACCGGCCAGGCCGAAGCGATTCGTCTCGGCATCGCCCGCGCACTCGTGCAAACTGATCCTGAACTGAAAAGCAAACTCCGCGCTGAGGGTTTGATGACCCGCGATCCGAGAATGGTGGAGCGCAAAAAATTCGGCCGTGCAAAAGCACGTCGCCGTTTCCAATTCAGCAAACGTTAA
- the rpsB gene encoding 30S ribosomal protein S2: protein MSRTSFNELLEAGSHFGHLKRKWNPSMAPYIFTEKNGIHIIDLNKTVIKIDEACTLMKTIARGGKKILFVATKKQAKDIVAERVKNVGMPYVTERWPGGMLTNFATIRKAVRKMSSIDKMATDGTFDNLSKKEKLMLGRERAKLEHNLGSIADLTRLPAALFIIDIMKEHIAVAEAKRLGIPTFAIVDTNADPNSVDYSIPANDDASTSIKLITEIVCKAIAEGLEERKLDKDKADEEKEKEEALAEENRQKNYAVDEDETKVDIKGAPKRGAAKSSATGTGKPGKAGGRTRTTRA from the coding sequence ATGTCAAGAACTTCTTTCAACGAACTCCTCGAGGCCGGCTCACATTTCGGTCACCTCAAACGCAAATGGAATCCTTCAATGGCTCCGTACATTTTCACAGAAAAGAACGGGATCCATATTATTGATCTCAATAAAACTGTGATCAAAATTGATGAGGCCTGCACCCTTATGAAAACGATTGCACGCGGAGGGAAAAAAATACTTTTTGTTGCTACAAAAAAACAGGCAAAAGACATTGTTGCTGAACGCGTGAAAAATGTGGGCATGCCTTATGTAACGGAACGCTGGCCCGGCGGAATGCTCACTAATTTTGCTACCATTCGTAAAGCGGTGCGCAAAATGTCGAGCATCGATAAAATGGCAACTGACGGAACATTTGACAATCTTTCCAAGAAAGAGAAACTCATGCTTGGCCGTGAGCGTGCGAAACTGGAGCACAACCTTGGCTCCATTGCCGACCTTACCCGTCTTCCTGCAGCTTTGTTCATTATCGACATCATGAAAGAACACATCGCTGTTGCAGAGGCAAAACGCCTTGGCATTCCGACTTTCGCTATTGTTGATACGAATGCTGATCCCAATTCAGTGGACTATTCTATTCCTGCGAATGATGACGCTTCAACTTCCATTAAACTCATCACAGAAATTGTTTGTAAAGCAATTGCGGAAGGACTCGAAGAGCGCAAGCTTGACAAAGACAAAGCAGACGAAGAGAAAGAAAAAGAGGAAGCACTCGCCGAAGAGAATCGCCAGAAAAATTATGCCGTCGATGAGGATGAAACCAAAGTCGATATCAAAGGTGCACCTAAACGCGGTGCTGCAAAAAGTTCTGCTACAGGTACAGGTAAGCCAGGAAAAGCTGGTGGAAGAACCCGTACCACGCGCGCGTAG